A window from Prosthecobacter sp. encodes these proteins:
- a CDS encoding alginate export family protein codes for MLCPSLLAQSFYRASQSYSTTRDPDPPKYARHAPETGIDFLKNAAWLDLGLDYRFRYEYRDDDIRRAQAGLDDPFLHRTRAYIGIHDILDPFRFAVEMQDSRRYHSRYPRDNRDVNEFEFIRLYAELHFKDLLGHDVHGNARPAFIRYGIHNFEFLDRRLIGNNQWRNTANTFQGFHASLGQERNDWQLDLLAVQPLSRRLYDWDRPVEQQWMFAAIGHWRRWAHIITLEPYYLALHQSAHAGVAERMVHNPGLRGYGVIAGTGFDYDTSFNYQFGQNGTRKVRAWSGTAEVGYHFKMPWKPRLSLFYGQASGDHDPNDGTDNRFERFFGFSRPWSANDYIVFENIRAPKLRLECAPAKTFRFDLGYSWYWLDSATDRFANANNVRDATGSFIGHEFDIRTRFNLGDKTELILGYAHFNAGGFIENNVRRGDTDFAYLEFSRRIF; via the coding sequence TTGCTCTGCCCCTCGCTTTTGGCGCAGAGCTTTTACCGTGCGTCGCAGAGTTACAGCACCACGCGTGATCCCGACCCGCCGAAATACGCGCGGCATGCGCCGGAGACCGGCATCGACTTCCTCAAAAATGCCGCGTGGCTCGATCTCGGCCTCGATTACCGCTTCCGCTACGAGTATCGCGACGATGACATCCGCCGTGCGCAGGCGGGGCTAGATGATCCGTTTCTGCATCGCACGCGGGCCTACATCGGCATCCACGACATCCTCGACCCCTTCCGCTTCGCGGTCGAGATGCAGGACTCCCGTCGCTATCACAGCCGGTATCCGCGTGACAACCGCGATGTGAACGAGTTCGAGTTCATCCGCCTCTACGCCGAGCTGCACTTCAAAGACCTGCTCGGCCATGATGTGCACGGCAACGCCCGGCCCGCTTTCATTCGCTACGGCATCCACAATTTCGAGTTCCTCGACCGCCGCCTCATCGGCAACAATCAGTGGCGCAACACCGCGAACACCTTCCAGGGTTTCCACGCCAGCCTCGGCCAGGAGCGCAACGACTGGCAGCTCGACCTCCTCGCAGTGCAGCCTTTGAGCCGCCGGCTGTATGACTGGGATCGCCCCGTGGAGCAGCAATGGATGTTTGCCGCCATCGGCCACTGGCGGCGCTGGGCGCACATCATCACGCTGGAACCTTACTATCTGGCGCTGCATCAGTCCGCCCATGCCGGAGTGGCCGAGCGCATGGTTCACAACCCCGGCCTGCGAGGCTACGGCGTCATTGCCGGCACCGGCTTCGACTACGACACCAGTTTCAATTATCAATTCGGCCAGAATGGCACGCGCAAAGTCCGTGCTTGGTCCGGCACCGCCGAGGTCGGTTACCATTTCAAAATGCCTTGGAAGCCACGCCTCAGCCTCTTCTACGGCCAGGCCTCCGGAGACCACGATCCGAACGACGGCACCGACAATCGCTTCGAGCGCTTTTTCGGCTTCAGCCGCCCGTGGTCGGCGAACGACTACATCGTCTTCGAAAACATCCGCGCGCCGAAGCTGCGCCTCGAATGCGCCCCGGCCAAAACCTTCCGCTTCGATCTCGGCTACAGTTGGTACTGGCTCGACAGCGCCACCGACCGCTTCGCCAACGCCAACAACGTCCGCGACGCCACCGGCAGCTTCATCGGCCACGAGTTCGACATCCGCACACGTTTCAATCTCGGTGACAAAACCGAGCTGATTCTGGGCTATGCGCACTTCAATGCGGGCGGATTCATCGAGAACAACGTCAGACGTGGCGACACGGACTTCGCGTACCTGGAGTTCAGCAGGCGGATTTTCTGA
- a CDS encoding sialate O-acetylesterase, giving the protein MKLTTLTTLLAALTLTARAELKLPAIIGDNMVLQQKQTNPLWGWDTPGTEVTVKFGDQSKSAKAGADGKWTVKLDPVPANAKPATISIKGSSAKELKNVLVGEVWICSGQSNMQWSVQSSWDADLEIATAKYPNIRLITVPNLGTQEPQQDFKGAWAECSPQNVGGFSAVGFFYGRVLHNMLDVPVGLINNAWGGSAAEAWVNRGELEKDPRFKLLSENTKKNEAFLSSDAAKKQYETNLANWKKQAEEAKAAGKPFTTRAPGAPDAWLRGNARPGNIYNGALLPTIGYGIKGAIWYQGESNAGRAYEYASLFPFMIQNWRNEWKQGDFSFYWVQLADFMAEKTDAEQATASQWAELRESQTKTQSAIQNGGQAVIIDLGESNDIHPKNKRDVAERLARWALVKDYGMKLPYRSPEFKSAEFTGGKAVITLDTFGGSLRTVDVSDVKGFVICGEDKKWAWATAKITGKDKVEVSAAGVSKPVAVRYAWSDNPVCNLLTTDGLPVTPFRSDDFEMLTKPKP; this is encoded by the coding sequence ATGAAACTCACGACCCTGACCACCCTCCTCGCTGCGCTGACGCTCACCGCCCGCGCCGAATTGAAACTCCCCGCCATCATTGGCGATAACATGGTGCTGCAGCAAAAGCAGACGAATCCGCTCTGGGGCTGGGACACACCTGGCACGGAAGTGACGGTGAAGTTTGGTGATCAATCGAAGTCCGCGAAGGCTGGTGCAGACGGCAAGTGGACGGTGAAACTCGATCCCGTGCCCGCGAACGCAAAACCTGCGACCATTTCGATCAAGGGCAGCAGTGCCAAGGAACTCAAGAACGTGCTCGTCGGCGAGGTGTGGATCTGCTCCGGCCAGTCGAACATGCAGTGGAGCGTGCAAAGCTCCTGGGACGCCGATTTGGAAATCGCCACGGCGAAGTATCCGAACATCCGTCTCATCACGGTGCCAAATCTCGGCACGCAGGAGCCGCAGCAGGATTTCAAAGGCGCGTGGGCCGAGTGCTCGCCGCAGAACGTCGGCGGCTTCAGCGCCGTGGGCTTTTTCTACGGCCGAGTGCTGCACAACATGCTCGATGTGCCCGTCGGTCTGATCAACAACGCCTGGGGGGGCAGCGCCGCCGAGGCGTGGGTGAACCGTGGTGAATTGGAAAAGGATCCACGCTTCAAGCTGCTCTCGGAAAACACCAAAAAGAACGAGGCTTTCCTCAGCTCTGACGCCGCCAAGAAGCAGTATGAGACCAATCTCGCCAACTGGAAGAAGCAGGCCGAGGAAGCGAAGGCAGCCGGCAAACCTTTCACCACTCGCGCACCCGGAGCACCAGACGCCTGGTTGCGTGGCAACGCCCGCCCCGGCAACATCTACAACGGCGCTTTGCTGCCCACCATCGGCTACGGCATCAAGGGCGCGATCTGGTACCAGGGCGAGAGCAACGCCGGACGTGCCTACGAGTACGCCAGCCTCTTTCCCTTCATGATCCAGAACTGGCGCAACGAATGGAAGCAGGGCGATTTCTCCTTCTACTGGGTGCAGCTCGCCGACTTCATGGCCGAAAAAACCGATGCCGAGCAGGCCACCGCCAGCCAGTGGGCTGAACTGCGCGAGAGCCAGACCAAAACCCAGAGCGCCATCCAAAACGGCGGCCAGGCCGTCATCATCGATCTTGGCGAATCCAACGACATTCATCCGAAGAACAAGCGCGATGTGGCCGAGCGCCTCGCCCGCTGGGCGCTCGTGAAGGATTATGGCATGAAGCTGCCGTATCGCAGTCCTGAGTTCAAATCCGCCGAGTTCACCGGTGGCAAGGCCGTCATCACACTCGACACCTTCGGCGGCAGCCTGCGCACCGTCGATGTGAGTGATGTGAAAGGCTTCGTCATCTGCGGTGAGGACAAGAAGTGGGCCTGGGCCACCGCCAAGATCACCGGCAAGGATAAGGTCGAAGTCAGCGCCGCTGGCGTCTCCAAACCCGTTGCCGTTCGCTACGCATGGTCGGACAATCCGGTGTGCAATCTCCTCACCACCGACGGCCTGCCTGTCACCCCCTTCCGCAGCGACGACTTCGAGATGCTCACCAAGCCGAAGCCATAA
- a CDS encoding pyridoxal phosphate-dependent aminotransferase, with amino-acid sequence MPATSRRLHAFTESVIRAMTRLSNQHGAINLSQGFPDFNPPEELLAALERATRGPFHQYAVTWGAPRFRQALARKITHFSGTAIDPDQNLVVTCGSTEAMMCAMMTCCEPGDKVIVFSPFYENYAADAILSGAEPIYVPLRPPQFGFDPDELARAFAQGAKAIIVCNPSNPTGKVFTRAELQTILDLAEKHDAFVITDEPYEHIVYAPHEHVYMHSLPGAAERVIVCNSLSKTYSITGWRLGYVQAAPHIIAQARKVHDFLTVGAAAPLQEAAIAGLELPDSYYHGLRDLYTAKRDVFLNHLRATGLPFTEPHGAYYVLMDISSLGFATDTEAAEWFVREIGVAGVPGSSFFREPEHRFIRFHFAKQVETLDAAGVKLERLKRGR; translated from the coding sequence ATGCCCGCGACCTCACGCCGACTCCACGCCTTCACCGAATCCGTCATCCGCGCGATGACGCGGCTCTCGAACCAGCATGGCGCGATCAATCTCTCGCAGGGCTTCCCCGACTTCAATCCGCCTGAGGAACTGCTTGCCGCGCTCGAACGTGCCACTCGCGGCCCGTTTCATCAATATGCCGTGACCTGGGGCGCGCCGCGCTTCCGGCAGGCGCTGGCGCGGAAGATCACGCATTTCTCCGGCACGGCGATCGATCCTGATCAAAACCTCGTCGTCACCTGCGGCAGCACGGAGGCGATGATGTGCGCGATGATGACCTGCTGCGAGCCGGGGGACAAAGTGATCGTCTTCTCGCCCTTCTACGAGAACTACGCCGCCGATGCCATCCTCTCCGGCGCTGAACCGATCTATGTCCCGCTGCGTCCGCCGCAGTTCGGCTTCGATCCCGATGAACTCGCCCGCGCTTTCGCCCAAGGCGCGAAGGCCATCATCGTCTGCAATCCATCCAATCCGACCGGCAAAGTCTTCACGCGTGCCGAACTGCAAACGATCCTCGATCTCGCCGAAAAACACGACGCCTTCGTCATCACCGACGAGCCTTATGAGCACATCGTCTATGCGCCGCATGAGCACGTTTACATGCATTCGCTGCCCGGAGCCGCAGAACGCGTGATCGTGTGCAATTCGCTCTCCAAAACCTACTCCATCACCGGCTGGCGGCTCGGTTATGTCCAGGCCGCGCCGCACATCATCGCGCAGGCGCGGAAAGTGCATGATTTCCTCACCGTCGGCGCTGCCGCGCCCTTGCAGGAGGCCGCCATCGCCGGACTGGAGCTGCCGGACAGCTACTACCACGGCCTGCGCGATCTCTACACCGCGAAGCGCGATGTCTTCCTCAATCATCTCCGCGCCACTGGCCTGCCGTTCACCGAACCGCACGGCGCTTACTACGTGTTGATGGACATCTCATCCCTCGGCTTCGCCACCGACACCGAGGCCGCCGAATGGTTCGTGCGCGAGATCGGCGTCGCGGGTGTCCCCGGCTCCAGCTTCTTCCGCGAACCCGAACACCGCTTCATTCGCTTCCACTTCGCGAAGCAGGTGGAGACGCTGGATGCGGCGGGGGTGAAGCTGGAGAGGTTGAAGCGGGGACGGTGA
- a CDS encoding succinylglutamate desuccinylase/aspartoacylase family protein, which produces MTEINPPEQGIFIPKIVSKPLKPGHGIKIGIFAGIHGDEEAGTLAVQDLIRWAAEKPEELHDYELHFYPICNPSGLALGTRHSHSGLDLNREFWRGSTESEVVFLEGELRREHYDGIVSLHSDDTSDGCYGFVSGALLSAHLLEPALQASSEFLPRNEQHIIDGFLASRGIIKEGYLGILSAPPEQRPHALEIVFETPALAPMDAQVKATVAAVKRILAEYRELQAYAANL; this is translated from the coding sequence ATGACTGAAATCAACCCGCCAGAGCAAGGCATCTTCATACCGAAGATCGTCAGCAAGCCGCTTAAGCCGGGCCACGGCATCAAGATCGGCATCTTCGCCGGCATTCATGGCGATGAGGAGGCGGGCACTCTGGCTGTGCAGGATCTCATCCGCTGGGCCGCCGAGAAGCCGGAGGAACTGCACGACTACGAGCTGCATTTTTATCCGATCTGCAATCCCTCCGGCCTCGCCCTCGGCACGCGCCACAGCCACAGCGGCCTCGATTTGAACCGCGAGTTCTGGCGCGGCTCCACCGAGTCCGAAGTCGTGTTTCTCGAAGGCGAACTGCGCCGCGAACACTACGACGGCATCGTCTCGCTGCACTCCGACGACACCTCTGACGGCTGCTACGGCTTCGTCAGCGGCGCACTGCTCAGCGCGCATCTGCTGGAGCCTGCGCTGCAAGCATCGAGCGAATTTCTCCCGCGCAACGAGCAGCACATCATCGACGGCTTCCTCGCCTCACGCGGCATCATCAAAGAGGGCTACCTCGGCATCCTCAGCGCCCCGCCGGAACAGCGGCCGCATGCGCTGGAGATCGTTTTCGAGACGCCCGCGCTTGCACCGATGGACGCGCAGGTCAAAGCGACCGTCGCCGCCGTGAAACGCATCCTGGCGGAATACCGCGAGCTGCAGGCGTATGCGGCGAACTTGTAG